The sequence GCCGGTCGCGCGGTTCTCCGCCCCCCTGCCGGGCGTCCTCTCGGGCGCTTTCTTGTCCACTCTCGTCCACTTCTTGTCCACGGTTCTGAGGAGCGCAGTCAGTGAGCAGCAACAGTGGTGACGTACGGCTCTGGGGCGGCCGGTTCGCCGATGGTCCCGCCGAGGCCCTGGCGAAGCTGTCCGCGTCCGTCCACTTCGACTGGCGGCTGGCGCCCTACGACATCGCCGGTTCGCGTGCCCACGCGCGTGTGCTGCACAAGGCGCACCTCCTCGACGACGACGAGCTGAACCGCATGCTTGCGGGCCTCGACCGGCTGGAGACCGCCGTCGCGGACGGCTCCTTCGTCGGCACCGTCGCCGACGAGGACGTCCACACCGCCCTGGAGCGCGGGCTCCTGGAGCAGCTCGGCCCGGACCTCGGCGGCAAGCTGCGCGCGGGCCGCTCGCGCAACGACCAGGTGGCCACGCTCTTCCGTATGTACCTGCGCGACCACGCCCGGATCATCGGCGGACTGATCGCCGATCTCCAGGACGCGCTGGTCGGTCTGGCGGAGGCGCACCCGGACGTCGCGATGCCCGGCCGCACCCACCTCCAGCACGCCCAGCCGGTGCTGTTCGCCCACCATGTCCTGGCCCACGCGCAGGCACTCTCCCGGGACGCCGAGCGGCTGCGGCAGTGGGACGAGCGGACCGCGGTGTCGCCGTACGGCTCCGGTGCGCTCGCGGGCAGCAGCCTCGGGCTCGACCCGGAGTCGGTCGCCAAGGACCTCGGCTTCGAGAACGGCAGCGTCGGCAACTCCATCGACGGCACGGCTTCCCGTGACTTCGCCGCGGAGTTCGCCTTCATCACCGCGATGATCGGTGTCAACCTCTCCCGGATCGCCGAGGAGGTCATCATCTGGAACACGAAGGAGTTCTCCTTCGTCACCCTCCACGACGCCTTCTCCACCGGCTCGTCGATCATGCCGCAGAAGAAGAACCCGGACATCGCGGAGCTGGCGCGCGGCAAGAGCGGTCGCCTGATCGGCAACCTGACGGGTCTGATGGCCACGCTGAAGGCGCTGCCCCTCGCCTACAACCGTGACCTGCAGGAGGACAAGGAGCCGGTCTTCGACTCCTGCGACCAGCTGGAGGTCCTGCTGCCGGCCTTCACCGGGATGATGGCCACGCTGACGATCAACCGGGAGCGCATGGAGGAGCTGGCACCTGCCGGTTTCTCGCTCGCCACCGACATCGCCGAGTGGCTGGTCAAGCAGGGGGTGCCGTTCCGGGTCGCGCACGAGGTCGCGGGGGAGTGCGTGAAGGTAGCCGAGGCGGACGGCATCGAACTCGACGGGCTCACCGATGAGCAGTTCGCGAAGATCTCGGCGCATCTCACGCCGGAGGTGCGGTCGGTCCTGAACGTGCCGGGTGCGCTGGCGTCGCGCGACGCGCGTGGTGGTACGGCTCCGAGCGCGGTCGCCGTCCAACTCACCGAGGTGAAGTCGGACGTGGCGCTCCAGCACGGGTGGGCCGCGGCGAAGACCAAGCGGTAGGGCTGCGCCGCTTCAGGGGGTGCGGGCGTGGCGGTCCGGGGCTTCGTTGCGCCGTTCCCCGCGCCCCCGAGGGGTGAAGGCTGCTCGTCGGTGGCGGGCGGTCGTGGCTGGGCGCGCAGTTCCCCGCGCCCCTGAGGGGCGGGGTGGTGGCCGCAGTTGCTTGCGCCCCTGAGGGGTGAAGGCTGCTCGTTGGCTCCGGGCGGTCGTTGCTGGGCGCGCCGTTCCCCGCGCCCCTGAAAAGCGGGGCTGCGCCCCGGCCGCACGCCCTGAAGGGACGTGGGAACGGCGTGTCCAGCCACGTGCGCGACGTGCGGCGGGCGGTTGGCCTCGGCTTTTGAGGGGCGCGGGGAACTGCGCGCTCGGCAGCAGGTGACGTCCAGTGGGCGACTGGCCTCGGCTCTTGAGGGGCGCGGGGAACTGCGCGGCAAGCCGTGACTCACCCGCCCCGAAGGTCATCGGGTTACGTTGGTCGGACGGCCGTACCGGAGCCGACGCCGACCCACGGAGCTCGCGATGCCCTTCGCCCGACTGGCCTCAGCAACAACCCCCACCTGCCACCTCGGACTGGGCCTCGCCGCGGTGGGCCGCCCCGGCTACATCACCCTCGGCCGCGCCCACGACCTCGGAGAGGACCGCAGCGTCGAAGCGCTGCGCACCCGCACCCACGAACTCCTCGACGCCGCCTACGCCCAGGGCGTGCGCTACTTCGACGCCGCCCGCTCGTACGGCCGTTCGGAGGAGTTCCTCGCAGGCTGGCTGCGGGCGCGGCCGGCCGTCGACGACATCGTCGTCGGCAGCAAGTGGGGCTACACCTACACGGCCGACTGGCGTACCGACGCCGAGGCCCACGAGGTCAAGGACCACAGCCTCGCCACGTACGAGAGGCAGCGCGCCGAGAGCGCGGAACTGCTCGGCGACCGGCTCGACCTCTACCAGATCCACTCGGTCACACCCGAGAGCCCGGCCCTCACAGACAAGGAACTGCACGCCGAGCTGGCCGAGGCGGCGGCCCGGGGCCTGACCGTCGGGTTCTCCACCAGCGGCCCCGCCCAGGCCGACGCGATCCGCGCAGCCCTCGCCGTGACGGTCGGTTCGGAACCCCTCTTCCGGACCGTCCAGGCCACGTACAACGTCCTGGACACCTCCGCCGGGCCCGCGCTCGCGGAAGCACGCGAGGCCGGACTCACCGTGATCATCAAGGAGGGCATGGCCAACGGCCGTCTCGCCGACCCGCACGCGCCGGCCGCGGTGCGCGCCATCGCCGAGGAGGCGGGCGTCGGCTCCGACGCGGTCGCCCTCGCCTTCGTCCTGCGCCGCCCCTGGGCGGGCGTGGTCCTCTCCGGCGCGGCCACCACCAACCAGCTCGCGTCCAACCTGCACGCGGCGGTCGTCGACCTCGACGACGAACAGGCGGCCCGGCTCGACACGCTGGCCGAGGAGCCGGGCATGTACTGGGAGCGCCGCGGACAGCTCCCCTGGCACTGATCCACAGCCCCCCGGGGATCTTCCCACCCCCGATTCTTCGGCCTGCGCCATGGGCCGTGAGCGTCACGCGCCACTGGTGAGACAATCATGTCTCATATGGGTTATGGTTGTCTCATGGCCGTCGATCGTGAACACGTGCTGCGCACCGCAGCCGCCCTGCTGACCCGGAAATCCACCGCGACCACGGACGAGGTCGCCAAGGCGGCCGGGATCAGCCGGGCGACCCTGCACCGCCACTTCGCGGGACGGGACGCCCTCGTGCGTGCGCTCGAAGAGCTGGGCATCCAGGAGTGCGAGGCCGCGCTGGACGCGGCACGGCTCGACGACGGCACCGCCCGGGAGGCCGTACGCCGTCTGGTGGGCGAGTTCGAGAGTGCCGCGGGCCTGCTCGGCTTCCTCTACACCGAGAACCAGCTGTTCGAGGGCGAGGGGCAGAACGAGGGCTGGTCCCGGATCGACGCCCGGATCGCCGCGCTGTTCCGGCGGGGCCAGGAGAGCGGTGAGTTCCGTATCGACCTGACCCCGGCCTGGCTCACCGAAGCCCTCTACGGGCTCTTCGCCTCAGGGGCGTGGGCCGTGAGCGAGGGCCGGGTGGCGGCCAAGGACTTCCAGTACATGATCGTCGAGCTGCTGCTCGGCGGCGCACTACGGAGAGATGCATCATGACCAGCACCCTGCGGCCGGCGTCCGTGGCGGAGGCGGAGAAGCGACCGGGCCGTTGGCTCGCGCTCTCCGTCCTCGTCCTCGCCGTGCTGCTGGTGGCCGTCGACGCGACCGTCCTCGGTCTCGCGACCCCCTACATCAGCGAGGACCTGAAGCCCTCCGGCAACCAGCTCCTGTGGATCGGTGACGTCTACTCGTTCGTCATCGCCGGTCTGCTCGTCTCCATGGGCAGCCTCGGCGACCGCGTCGGCCGCAAGAAGCTGCTGCTCGTGGGCTCGGTCGCGTTCGGCCTGATATCCGTGCTCAACGCGTACGCGAGCACGCCCGAACTGCTGATCGTGGCGCGGGCGTTGCTCGGTGTCGCGGGTGCCACGCTGATGCCCGCCACCCTCGCCCTGATCCGCAACCTCTTCCACGACCCGCGCGAACGCAGCCTCGCCATCGGCATCTGGGGCGCCACCGCCTCGGCCGGCACCGCGGTCGGCCCCGTCCTCGGCGGCTTCCTGCTCGAACACTTCTGGTGGGGCTCGGTCTTCCTGATCAACCTGCCCGTGATGGCGGTCCTCGTCCTGGTCGGCGTGAAGCTGCTGCCGGAGTCCCGCAACCCCGAGCCCGGCCCCTGGGACCTCGTCAGCGTCGTACTGTCCCTCGTCGGCATGGTGGGCATCGTGTACGGCATCAAGGAGGCCGCGTCCCACGGCCCGAACCTGACGGCGGGCGCGGCGGCCCTGCTGGGCGCGGCGGCGTTGTACGGCTTCGTACGCCGCCAACTGACGCTCCCCGTCCCGCTCCTGAACATGCGGCTGTTCCGCCACCGCGGCTTCTCCGGAGCCGTGCTCGCGGACCTGCTGACCATCCTCGGCCTGTCCGGAGTGGTCTTCTTCCTCTCGCAGTACCTGCAACTCGTGCAGGGCCGCGGACCGTTGGAGGCCGGACTCGCCGAACTGCCCGCCGCGGTGGGCGCGGTGGCGGCGGGCCTCGTAGCCGGGACGTTCGCGCGCCGCTACTCGGTACGTGCCGTGGTGGCGGGCGGTCTCGCCGCGATCGGGCTCGCCCTGGGCGCGCTGACCGTACTGGACCAGTCCACCGGCTATCCGCTCCTCGGGGCGGCCCTGCTGGTGGTCGGCGTCGGCGCGGGCTTCTCGTTCACCGTGACCGCCGACGTGATCCTCTCCAGCGTGCCCAAGGAACAGGCGGGCGCGGCGTCCGCCGTCTCCGAGACGGCTTACGAACTGGGGGCGGCCCTCGGTATCGCGCTGCTCGGCTCGATCGTCACGGGCGTCTACGCCGGCTTCACGGCACCCGCGGGTACGCCGCAGGACGTGGCCGACGCGGCGCACGAGTCCCTCGGCGGAGCGGTGGAGGCCTCCTCGGCCCTGCCCACCCCCGAGCCGCTCCTCGACGCGGCCCGCACGGCCTTCGTCGACGGCATCGCCCTCGCGGCGGGCCTGGGCGCCCTGGTCCTACTGGCCGCGTCGGCAGCGGCCTGGGTACTGCTGCGTGGGCAGAAGCTGGACAACGGGGCTGAACACCCGTAGTCCCTGGCTTCGTGTCGGCCGACGGCTCCCCGCGTCCCGAAAGGGGCGCGGGGAACGGCGCGCCCAGCCCACGACGGCCGATTCGCACGAGCCGTCCCGGCCCCCACCCCCAGGGGCGCGGGGAACGGCGCACTCGACCTACGACGGCCTACACGTACGAACCGTCCTCGCCCCCCACCCCCAGGGGCGCGGGGAACGGCGCACTCGACCAACGACGGCCGATTCGTACGAACTGTCCCGGCCCTCACCCCCAGGGGCGCGGGGAACTGCGCGACCAGCCCCCACGTGCCCGCAGCCGACGAACAAGCTTCAGTGGACCCGCAGAACCAGCGGAGCTAAGCCGCTTCCTTGGCCTTGGTGGCGTACATGTCCACGTACTCCTGCCCGGACAGCCGCATGACCTCGGCCATCACGGAGTCCGTCACGGCCCGCAGCACATAGCGGTCACGGTCCATGCCCTCGTACCGCGAGAACTCCATCGCCTCGCCGAAGCGGACGGTGACCCGTCCGGGGCGGGGGAACCCGGCACCACCGGGCTGGATCTTGTCCGTGCCGATGATGGCGAACGGGACCACGGGCGCGCCGGTCATCAGCGCCAGCCGGGCGATACCGGTGCGGCCACGGTAGAGCCGGCCGTCGGGGGAGCGGGTGCCCTCCGGGTAGATGCTGAAGACCTTGCCCTCCTCCAGCACCCGGCGGCCCGTCATCAGCGCCGCGACACCGCCGCGGCCGCCGTCCCGGTCGACCGGGATCATGCCGCAGCCGGTGAAGAACCAGGCCATCAGACGGCCCTTGAGGCCCTTGCCGGTGACGTACTCGTCCTTGCCGATGAAGAAGACCTGACGGTCGCAGAACAGCGGCATGATCATCGAGTCGATGAACGTGAGATGGTTTCCGGCGAGGATGACCGGACCCGTGCCCGGGATGCGCTCCGCACCCTCCACCCGTGGGCGGAACATCAGGCGCATGATCGGTCCGAGCACTGCCTTGATGAGCGCGAAGCGGGACAACGGGCCCTCCTGTGTCACGGGGTGGGTTATGCAGGTCTATGCAGGTGAGGACGATACTCGCGCGTGCCGGGGTCTTGCACATCGGGTTCACCGACTGGATACGCACTGTTGACTCTTGTTTACCTGCGGTGGCGCCCCGTCACGCGCCTGTCATCCGAACGAGACGGTGTGACGCATTCCGCACGAGTTGGCCCTCTTGGGGCAAGTTCCCGACCACGGCTCCCCAAACTTCTGTCCGCGCCCTGACTTCTTTTCAGCCCGTCCGCTGTTCGAGGGCCCGCCCCCAACTCGCCCACCCTGTACGACACACACCGTCACCCGTGTGTTCCGTCCAAGGTCTCCCACCCGTCACCCCACCGCACCTACGATCAGTCCCGCTTTGACAGGTGCAGGGCAGTATGCGGAGGAGCGCTCATGGGCACGCACGGGACGCAAGGGACACAGGGGCCGAACGAGGGCCGCACCGGGGGAATCACCCCGGGACGACGCGCACTGCTCGGGGCCGCGGTCCTCGGCGCCGGCGGAGCGGTCCTCGGACTGCCGGCCACGGCGAGAGCCGACGACAAGCACGGAGGCGGCGGCTACCGGAGCCTGCCCAAGCCGACGATCATCGGGCACCGCGGAGCCAGCGGCTACCGCCCGGAGCACACGCTCGGCTCGTACCAGCTGGCGCTCGACCTCGGCGCGCACGTCATCGAGGCGGGCGACCTCGTGCCGACCAAGGACGGCCACCTCGTGTGCCGCCACGAACCCGAGATCGGCGGTACGACGGACGTCTCCGCGCACCCCGAGTTCGCCGGCCGCAAGGTCACCAAGCTCCTCGACGGGGTCTCCACGACCGGCTGGTTCACCGAGGACTTCACGCTCGCCGAGCTGAAGACCCTCCGCGCCAAGGAGCGCATCCCGGCCAACCGCCCGCACAACACGCTCTACGACGGCCGCTGGGAGATCCCCACCTTCGAGGAGGTGCTGCGCTGGCGGGACGAGCAGAGCAGGAAGCTCGGCCGGCAGGTCTGGATCTACCCCGAGCTCAAGCACCCCACCTACTTCCGCAAGCTGGGCCTCGGCCTGGAGGAGCGGGTCGCCAAGGTGCTGCGCAGGCACGGCCTGGACAAGAAGAACTCGCCGGTCATCCTCCAGTCCTTCGAGCCGACCAGCGTGCAGCGCCTGAACAAGCTGGTGGACAACGCGCTCGTGGTGCTGCTGTCCGCCGCGAACACCCGCCCCTGGGACTTCGTGGAGACGGGCGACCCGCGTACGGTCGCCGACCTGGTCAAGCCCGCGGGCCTGAAGCAGATCGCCTCCTACGCGCAGGGCATCGGGCCGACCCTCGACCTGATCATCCTCAAGGACGCGAGCGGCAACCTCACCACGCCGACCACCCTGGTCCGGGACGCGCACGCCGAGGGCCTGATCCTGCACCCGTACACGATGCGCAACGAGAACCCCTTCCTGCCCGCGAACTTCCGCAAGGGGACCGACGCGGACGCCTACGGTGACGTCTTCGGCGCCTTCGCCACGTACTTCGCCACCGGCATCGACGGGGTCTTCACCGACAACCCGGACACCGGCATCCTCGCCCGCGAGGACTTCCTCAAGAAGAACTGACCAGCCGGAAGAAGTGACCAGCCGGAAGAACTGGCCAGCGGGGGAGAACCGACCGGCAGGACGAACCGACCCGTCCGTGGTCCCGGTCGTCAACGGCTGAGCCCTCGGACCCGGTCGGGTGACGCACGGCCGTCCCGGCAACCTCGTGCCGGGGCGGCCGCGTCGTGCCGCATATGACCCACGACATGGTTGCCACACTGCGCCCCCTGCTCGTCGCCGAGGCCTCGGCCGAGGCATATGCCTCCGGAACCGAGTCCAGCGACCTGGAACAGGCCGTCTGGGTGCGCCTCCTGGAGCGCCTCGGCACGGACGGCCCGCCCGCCGATCCGGCCGCCTGGCTGCGCGGCGCCGTCCGCTCCGAGGCACGGCGCGCCGTGCGCACCGCGAGCATCGAACGGCCGTACGCGTCCGAGCCCGCCGACGACAGCCGGCCGGGCCCGGAGCAGCTCGCCCTCAGCGCCGCCCGGCGCCGCGCCCTGCACTCCGCCGTGCGGCGGCTGCCGGGTCGCTGCCCGCGTCTCATGGCCGCTCTGCTGTCCCCGAAGGACCTCACTTATCGGGAGATCGCGGGGGAGTTGGGTATCTCACAGGGGAGTCTCGGTCCGGATCGTTCCAGATGCCTGAGTTGTCTGCGCCGAATGCTCACATCGGAGGTTGCGGCGCATGAACCGCGGGGATAGGAGTGAGGGACAACCGGCGGAACAGGTGAGCGGGAGGCATGCACACATGGGCATGAGCGTGACCATCTCGGCGGCGACCGAACAGGACGCCGAACAGATCCTCAAACTGCAGTTCCTCTGCTACCAGAGCGAGGCCGAGCTGTACGGCGACTACAGCATCGAGCCCCTCACCCAGCCGCTCGACTCCCTCAAGGCGGAGCTCACGGACGGCACGGTCCTGGTGGCCCGGCTCGGCGACGAGGTGGTGGCCTCGGTGCGTGGCTCCGTGGGCGTGGATGGCACGGCCCGGATCGACAAGCTGATCGTGCATCCCCGGATGCAGCGGCATGGGCTGGGCGGGCGGTTGCTCGACGCGATCGAGTCCAGGCTCGCGTCCGACGCCGGGGCCAAGAGTTTCCAGCTCTTCACCGGACACCGCAGTGACCGCAATCTGCGGTTGTACCGGAAGCACGGGTACGAGCCCGTGTCGACCGAGCGGGTCGATGAGCGGCTCAGTCTGGTGACACTGGCGAAGGACGCGTCCGCCAGTGCCTTCGTGGCCAGCGCGTAGACCTGTTGTTCGTCTGCCGGTTCCGTCGTGGCTGGCCGCGCGGTTCCCCGCGCCCCTTGCGGGCACGGCCGGCTGCTCGTCCGTCTACGAACCTGTCCGAGCGGTCGTCCTGCTTCTGCGGAGCCAGAACATCGCCGTGACCGGGAGCAGGACCGGGATGAACAGATAGCCCATGCCGTAGTCCGACCAGACCGTGGCGTCGGGGAAGGCGGAGGGGTCGGCCAGGGTCCAGGTGCCCACGATCAGGACGCCCGCGAGTTCGGCGGCGCAGCACACCAGCGCCGCCCTGCGGGCCCGCTCGCCGCCGCGTACGAGCGAATAGGTGATGAAGCCGTAGACGAGGCCGGCCACCGCCGACAGCGAGTAGGCGAGGGGTGCCTTGTCGAACTCCGTCGCGATCTGCACGGCCGAGCGCGACACGGCGCCGACGACCATCACCCCGTACAGCCAGACCAGCAGCATGCCGGGGCCGCCGATCAGCCGCGCGCGGCCGGACTTTCCGGACTCCTCGGGCGAACCGGGCCCCTCGGGTGTCCTGGGCTCCTCGGCGGGCACCGCCATCTCAGCCTCCCCAGATGTCGTAGAGCCGGACCTGCAGCACGGCGAGCACCACGCCGCCCGCCGCGACCGTGATCGAACCCCAGCGGGTGCGCTCCGCCAGTGACATGAAGCCCGCCGCCGGAACGCACGCGAAGGCGCCGATCAGATAGGACACGAAGATCGTCGTGCCCTGCTCCGGCTTCTCGCCGCGGGCCAGCTGGACGATGCCGACCACGAGCTGGACGAGGGTGAGGAGTGTCACCACGGCCATACCGATGAAGTGCCAGTCCTTGGTCGGCTGGTCCCGGTAGGCGGCCCAGCCGCACCAGGCGGCGAGCGCTAGCGCGGCGACGGCCGTCGCGACCGTCAGGGCATCAAGCATGCCGCGACCCTATTACGGGCCAAAAGGCCCGATGCCCTCGCCCCCGGGGTGCCCCGTAGGGTCGAGGGCATGAAGATCCAAGCCGATGCCCTGCTGTTCGACAACGACGGAACACTCGTCTTGTCCCTTGAGTCGGTGTACCGATGCTGGAGCAGGTGGGCCGCGGAGTACGGGATCACCCCGGAGGAGTTCGCCCGGGTCGAACTGCACGGCCGCCCGGCCGCCGAGATAGCCGCCGACCTGCTGCCGGCCGCCAGGGTCCCGGAGGCCGTCGTGCGCATCGAGCAGCTGGAGGTGGAGGACGTCGCGGGCGGCGTGCGGCTGCTGCCCGGGACGAAGGCGCTCCTCGACTCGCTGCCGGCCGACCGCTGGGCCGTCGTCACCTCCGCCACCCGGCGGCTGGGTGAGGCCCGCCTCGCCGAGGTCGGCATCCGCCCCAAGAACCTGATCGCCGCCGATGACATCACGCGCGGCAAGCCCGACCCCGAGCCGTTCCTGCTCGCCGCCCGGCGGCTCGGCGTGGACCCGGCCCGCTGTGTCGTCTTCGAGGACGCGCCGGCGGGTCTTCAGTCCGGCCGCGCGGCCGGCATGACCACCGTGGCATTGACCACAACCCACCGGGCCGCCGAGCTGACCGCGGACATCGTGGTCGCGGACCTCTCGGCCGTGTCCGCACTGGTCACCGACGCCGGGGTGGAGCTCTCCGTCAGGGACTGAGCGGCGTCTTAAAGGTGTCCACCGCTGTCCGTCATGCGGACAGCGGTTCTCTGTCCCAGGCAAAGATCTGCTTTAATTTTCTCATGACCACGACGAGCAGCCGCATCCTTGCGACCGAGGCGACCATGACGCCCGGTGCTCGCTGTATGTGTCGAATGTGCGCCTTCTAGAGGGCCCCCGCACCACCCGCAGCCTCGCGCCCCGAAGCGAGTTCGCTCACGTCCGCCCGTACGCCCTTCTCGTACGCGACTGAGCCTGCCCCGCGCACGCAGTTCTGCCGAAGCCCGGTTCCCGACGCCACCGCGTGAACGACCGTGCCGCGTTCGACCGAATGCACCCGTGCCCGGCGCACACCCACGCCCTGCACTCGACAGTGACGGAAACCCCAGTGATCACGACAACAGGCCTGACCAAGGTCTACCGCTCCCGCGGCCGTGAGATCACCGCCCTGGACGGCGTCGATCTGCATGTCCGCGAAGGCGAGGTGTACGGCGTCATCGGACAGTCCGGCGCCGGCAAGTCCTCCCTCATCCGCTGCGTCAACCTGCTGGAGCGCCCCACCGCCGGCACCGTGACCGTCGCCGGACAGGACCTCACGGCTCTCGCCGGGCGCGGCCCGCGCGCCGGCAAGGAGCTGCGGCAGGCGCGCAGCCGTATCGGCATGGTCTTCCAGCACTTCAACCTGCTGTCGACGCGGACCGTCCAGGACAACGTCGAGCTGCCGCTGGAGATCCTCGGCAAGTCGGGCAGGGAGCGTTCCCGCAAGGCGCTGGAACTGCTCGACCTGGTCGGCCTCACCGACAAGGCCAAGGCCTACCCGGCCCAGCTCTCCGGCGGACAGAAGCAGCGCGTCGGCATCGCCCGCGCCCTCGCGGGGGACCCGAAGGTGCTCCTCTCGGACGAGGCGACCAGCGCCCTGGACCCCGAGACGACCCGCTCGATCCTCCACCTGCTGCGCGACCTGAACCGCCAGCTGGGTCTGACCGTCCTGCTCATCACGCACGAGATGGACGTAGTCAAGACCGTCTGCGACTCGGCGGCGCTCATGGAGAACGGACAGATCGTCGAGTCCGGCACCGTCACCGAGCTGCTCGCCACCCCCGGCTCCGAGCTGGCCGCCGCGCTCTTCCCGGTGAGCGGCGAGGCCTCGGGGGACGACCGCACGGTCCTCGACGTCACCTTCCACGGCGACGCCGCCACCCGGCCGGTCATCTCGCAGCTCTCGCGCACGTACAACATCGACATCTCCATCCTCGGCGCCGCGATGGACACCGTCGCGGGCCGGCAGGTCGGCCGTATGCGCATCGAACTGCCCGGGCGGTACGAGGACAACGTCGTGCCGATCGGCTTCCTGCGCGAGCAGGGCCTGCAGATCGACATCCAGGGTCACGCGCCCGCGCTGGTGAAGGAAGGTGCCAAGTGACCTGGTCCGAGATGCAGCCGCTGCTGGAGCAGGCGTGTTGGGACACCCTCTACATGGTCGGCTGGTCGACGGTCATCGCCGTCGTCGGCGGTCTGCCGCTGGGCATCCTGCTGGTCCTCACCGACCGGGGCGGCCTGCTGCAGAACACCGTGCTGAACAAGGTCATCGGGCAGGTCGTGAACATCGCCCGCTCGATGCCGTTCATCATTCTGATGGTCGCGCTGATGGGCTTCACCCGGTCGATCACCGGCACCACCATCGGCCGTGAGGCCGCCATCGTGCCGCTCGCGATCGGCGCCATCCCGTTCTTCGCGCGCCTGGTCGAGACGGCTGTCCGCGAAGTGGACGGCGGACTCGTCGAGGCCGTGCAGTCGATGGGCGGCAACACCTGGACCGTGGTCCGCAAGGTGCTCGTCCCCGAGTCGCTCCCGTCGCTGATCTCCAGCACCACGACGACGATCGTCGCGCTCATCGGCTACTCCGCGATGGCCGGCACCGTCGGCGCGGGCGGCCTCGGCGACATCGCCATCCGCTACGGCTACCAGCGCTTCGAGACCGAACTGATGTGGATCACCGTCGGCATTCTCGCCGTGGTCATCTCCCTCATCCAGTTCGCCGGCGACTACGCCGCGCGGGGGCTGCACCGGCGCGGCGGCAAGTCGGGGGCCGCGCCGCGGCTCAGGCTGCCGAGGAGCAGGGCCGCCGTGAACTCCGGTTCCCAGGCGTCGACCGACACCGGCTCCGGTACCGGCCCCGCTGACGCGGACACCTCCGCCCAAGCGCCCGCGGCCGACGTCGGCAAGGTCGCCTGAGGCCCTTCGCGCACGGCTCCCCGTACGCGTCCCCACCCCACCCGCAGACGTCCCCGCACACCCTTCGCGGGGTCACCCAGCCCAAATGGAAAGGCACTTTTCGTGCGTAACGCCGTAAAGCTCACCACCGCTGTCCTCGCCGCCGGAGCCCTCACCCTGGGCCTCACGGCCTGCGGCTCGGACAAGGACGACGCCTCCGACACCAGCGGACCGCTGATCGTCGCCGCCAGTCCGGTTCCCCACGCGGAGATCCTCACCTACGTGAAGGACAACCTCGCGAAGGACGCGGGACTCGATCTGCAGGTCAAGGAGTTCACGGACTACGTCCTGCCGAACACCGCGACCGAGGACGGCTCGGTCGGCGCCAACTACTTCCAGAACCAGCCGTACCTCGACGACTTCAACAAGAAGAACGGCACCCACATCGTGCCCGTCGTCACGGTGCACCTGGAGCCGCTCGGCCTCTACTCCAACAAGATCAAGAAGGCCGACGAGCTGAAGAGCGGTGCGACGGTCGCCGTCCCGAACGACACGGTCAACGAGGCGCGGGCGCTCAAGCTCCTCGACGCCAACGGGATCATCACGCTCAAGGACGGCGCGGGCAACGACGCGACCCCCAAGGACATCGCGAAGAACCCGAAGAACCTGAAGTTCAAGGAGCTGGAGGCGGCCCAGACCCCGCGCTCCCTGGACGACGTCGACGCCGCGGTGATCAACGGCAACTACGCCATCGAGTCCGACCTCAAGCCCTCCGACGACGCCCTCGTCCTGGAGTCCGCCGACGACAACCCGTACGGCAACTTCCTCGCCGTCAAGGAGGGCAACGAGGACGACCCGCGCGTCAAGAAGCTCGCCAAGCTCCTGACCTCGGCCGAGGTCAAGAAGTTCATCGAGGACAAGTACGCCGGTTCCGTCATCGCGTCGTTCTGACCGTTCCGAACCC is a genomic window of Streptomyces sp. NBC_00414 containing:
- the argH gene encoding argininosuccinate lyase; its protein translation is MSSNSGDVRLWGGRFADGPAEALAKLSASVHFDWRLAPYDIAGSRAHARVLHKAHLLDDDELNRMLAGLDRLETAVADGSFVGTVADEDVHTALERGLLEQLGPDLGGKLRAGRSRNDQVATLFRMYLRDHARIIGGLIADLQDALVGLAEAHPDVAMPGRTHLQHAQPVLFAHHVLAHAQALSRDAERLRQWDERTAVSPYGSGALAGSSLGLDPESVAKDLGFENGSVGNSIDGTASRDFAAEFAFITAMIGVNLSRIAEEVIIWNTKEFSFVTLHDAFSTGSSIMPQKKNPDIAELARGKSGRLIGNLTGLMATLKALPLAYNRDLQEDKEPVFDSCDQLEVLLPAFTGMMATLTINRERMEELAPAGFSLATDIAEWLVKQGVPFRVAHEVAGECVKVAEADGIELDGLTDEQFAKISAHLTPEVRSVLNVPGALASRDARGGTAPSAVAVQLTEVKSDVALQHGWAAAKTKR
- a CDS encoding aldo/keto reductase; translated protein: MPFARLASATTPTCHLGLGLAAVGRPGYITLGRAHDLGEDRSVEALRTRTHELLDAAYAQGVRYFDAARSYGRSEEFLAGWLRARPAVDDIVVGSKWGYTYTADWRTDAEAHEVKDHSLATYERQRAESAELLGDRLDLYQIHSVTPESPALTDKELHAELAEAAARGLTVGFSTSGPAQADAIRAALAVTVGSEPLFRTVQATYNVLDTSAGPALAEAREAGLTVIIKEGMANGRLADPHAPAAVRAIAEEAGVGSDAVALAFVLRRPWAGVVLSGAATTNQLASNLHAAVVDLDDEQAARLDTLAEEPGMYWERRGQLPWH
- a CDS encoding TetR/AcrR family transcriptional regulator; this encodes MAVDREHVLRTAAALLTRKSTATTDEVAKAAGISRATLHRHFAGRDALVRALEELGIQECEAALDAARLDDGTAREAVRRLVGEFESAAGLLGFLYTENQLFEGEGQNEGWSRIDARIAALFRRGQESGEFRIDLTPAWLTEALYGLFASGAWAVSEGRVAAKDFQYMIVELLLGGALRRDAS
- a CDS encoding MFS transporter gives rise to the protein MTSTLRPASVAEAEKRPGRWLALSVLVLAVLLVAVDATVLGLATPYISEDLKPSGNQLLWIGDVYSFVIAGLLVSMGSLGDRVGRKKLLLVGSVAFGLISVLNAYASTPELLIVARALLGVAGATLMPATLALIRNLFHDPRERSLAIGIWGATASAGTAVGPVLGGFLLEHFWWGSVFLINLPVMAVLVLVGVKLLPESRNPEPGPWDLVSVVLSLVGMVGIVYGIKEAASHGPNLTAGAAALLGAAALYGFVRRQLTLPVPLLNMRLFRHRGFSGAVLADLLTILGLSGVVFFLSQYLQLVQGRGPLEAGLAELPAAVGAVAAGLVAGTFARRYSVRAVVAGGLAAIGLALGALTVLDQSTGYPLLGAALLVVGVGAGFSFTVTADVILSSVPKEQAGAASAVSETAYELGAALGIALLGSIVTGVYAGFTAPAGTPQDVADAAHESLGGAVEASSALPTPEPLLDAARTAFVDGIALAAGLGALVLLAASAAAWVLLRGQKLDNGAEHP
- a CDS encoding lysophospholipid acyltransferase family protein, which translates into the protein MSRFALIKAVLGPIMRLMFRPRVEGAERIPGTGPVILAGNHLTFIDSMIMPLFCDRQVFFIGKDEYVTGKGLKGRLMAWFFTGCGMIPVDRDGGRGGVAALMTGRRVLEEGKVFSIYPEGTRSPDGRLYRGRTGIARLALMTGAPVVPFAIIGTDKIQPGGAGFPRPGRVTVRFGEAMEFSRYEGMDRDRYVLRAVTDSVMAEVMRLSGQEYVDMYATKAKEAA